A single genomic interval of Lathyrus oleraceus cultivar Zhongwan6 chromosome 7, CAAS_Psat_ZW6_1.0, whole genome shotgun sequence harbors:
- the LOC127102908 gene encoding uncharacterized protein LOC127102908 produces MTSCVLLGHNNKVDDKAGCGGLIRDSFGKWISGYSKNLGVCNSLVVGLRGVLEWLMIARMLGMKVGEVSEDSIQVANDINNRKILNPMGRTLMNRIRDLIDLEWKIGMLMEADLEGTLVPYFVVS; encoded by the exons ATGACTTCATGTGTTTTGTTAGGGCACAATAATAAAGTTGACGATAAAGCGGGTTGTGGAGGCCTTATAAGAGATAGTTTTGGAAAGTGGATATCCGGTTATTCTAAGAACTTAGGAGTTTGTAATTCTTTAGTTGTTGGACTACGGGGAGTGTTGGAATGGTTGATGATTGCTAGAATGCTAGGAATGAAAGTTGGTGAAGTTAGTGAGGATTCCATTCAAGTAGCTAACGATATTAATAATCGAAAGATTCTTAATCCTATGGGAAGAACATTAATGAATAGGATTAGAGATCTTATTGATCTTGAGTGGAAA ATAGGAATGCTTATGGAGGCCGATTTAGAAGGAACTCTGGTTCCTTATTTTGTTGTGTCTTAG